One part of the Vicia villosa cultivar HV-30 ecotype Madison, WI linkage group LG6, Vvil1.0, whole genome shotgun sequence genome encodes these proteins:
- the LOC131611442 gene encoding glucose-6-phosphate 1-dehydrogenase, cytoplasmic isoform: MGTNEWHVERRSSNGTHSPLAPSREVLETGTLSIVVLGASGDLAKKKTFPALFHLYKQELLPPNEVHIFGYARSKISTDELRNNLRSYLIPKKGASPKDLHDVSDFLQLVKYISGGYDSEEGFRLLDREISEHEYLKNSKEGTSRRLFYLALPPSVYPSVCKMIKTYCMNKLDLGGWTRVVVEKPFGRDLQSAEELSNQIGELFEEPQIYRIDHYLGKELVQNMLVLRFANRFFLPLWNRDNIDNVQIVFREDFGTEGRGGYFDQYGIIRDIIQNHLLQVLCLVAMEKPVSLKPEHIRDEKVKVLQSVLPIRDDEVVLGQYEGYRDDSTVPDESNTPTFATAILRIHNERWEGVPFIMKAGKALNSRKAEIRVQFKDVPGDIFRSKTQGRNEFVIRLQPSEAIYMKFTVKQPGLEMSAVQSELDLSYGQRYQGVTIPEAYERLILDTIRGDQQHFVRRDELKASWEIFTPLLHKIDRGELKPIPYKPGSRGPAEADELLEKAGYVQTHGYIWIPPTL; the protein is encoded by the exons ATGGGAACAAATGAATGGCATGTTGAAAGAAGATCTAGCAATGGTACTCATTCTCCTTTAGCTCCAAGTAGAGAGGTGCTTGAAACTGGAACActttcaattgttgttcttggtgCTTCTGGTGATCTTGCTAAGAAGAAGACTTTTCCTGCACTTTTCCACCTGTATAAACAG GAATTGTTGCCACCCAATGAAGTTCATATCTTTGGCTATGCAAGGTCAAAGATCTCTACTGATGAATTGCGAAACAATTTGCGCAG CTATCTTATTCCAAAGAAAGGTGCTTCCCCTAAAGACTTACATGATGTATCGGATTTTTTACAATTG GTTAAATATATAAGTGGCGGTTACGATTCTGAGGAAGGCTTTCGCTTGTTGGATAGAGAGATTTCAGAGCATGAGTATTTGAAAAATAGTAAAGAGGGTACATCTCGAAGGCTTTTCTATCTTGCACTTCCTCCTTCCGTGTATCCATCTGTTTGCAAGATGATCAAGACTTATTGCATGAATAAAT TGGATCTTGGTGGATGGACGCGAGTTGTTGTTGAGAAACCCTTTGGTAGGGATCTACAATCTGCAGAAGAACTCAGTAATCAGATCGGAGAGTTGTTTGAAGAACCACAAATTTATCGTATTGATCACTACTTGGGAAAGGAACTAGTGCAGAACATG TTAGTACTTCGTTTTGCAAATCGGTTCTTTTTGCCACTTTGGAACCGCGACAACATTGACAATGTGCAG ATAGTGTTTAGGGAGGATTTCGGAACTGAAGGCCGTGGTGGATATTTTGACCAATACGG GATTATTCGAGATATTATTCAAAACCATCTGTTGCAG GTTCTTTGCTTGGTTGCTATGGAAAAACCTGTTTCTCTTAAACCTGAGCACATTCGGGATGAGAAAGTGAAG GTTCTCCAGTCAGTACTCCCTATTAGAGATGACGAGGTTGTCCTTGGACAATACGAAGGCTATAGAGATGACTCAACTGTACCTGACGAATCAAACACTCCAACTTTTGCAACTGCTATTCTGCGGATACATAACGAAAGATGGGAAG GTGTTCCTTTCATAATGAAAGCCGGGAAGGCTCTAAATTCTAGAAAGGCAGAGATACGGGTTCAATTCAAGGATGTACCTGGTGATATTTTTAGGA GTAAAACGCAAGGGAGGAATGAGTTTGTTATCCGCCTACAACCTTCTGAAGCTATTTACATGAAGTTTACG GTCAAACAACCTGGACTGGAAATGTCCGCGGTTCAAAGTGAACTAGACTTGTCATATGGGCAGCGATATCAAGGGGTAACCATTCCAGAAGCTTACGAGCGTCTAATTCTTGACAC AATTAGAGGTGATCAGCAGCATTTCGTTCGTAGAGATGAATTAAAG GCATCATGGGAGATTTTCACGCCGCTTTTACACAAAATTGATAGAGGGGAGTTGAAGCCAATTCCTTACAAACCAGGAAGTAGAGGTCCTGCAGAAGCtgatgagttgttagaaaaagcTGGTTATGTTCAAACACATGGCTATATATGGATTCCTCCTACCTTATAG